The proteins below come from a single Fusarium verticillioides 7600 chromosome 3, whole genome shotgun sequence genomic window:
- a CDS encoding T-complex protein 1 subunit theta (At least one base has a quality score < 10) codes for MSLNIPNAPNAGLFKQGYNNYDSEDGAVLRNIDACRAIASTVQTSLGPYGRNKIVINHLQKMILTSDAATILRELDVVHPAAKLLVMASQQQEAEMGDATNLVIVLAGELLRKAEDLLRMGLKTSDIVIGYEKAQKFALETLEELAVDKVEDMRDQEELSKAISTVIASKQNGNEAFLADLVAEAVLNVLPKNPANFNVDNIRVVKIMGGSLEQSRVVKGMVFPKEPDGSVKKASRAKVGVFTCPIDAGQTETKGTVLLHNAKEMMDFTKGEESQLETSIKELYDSGLRVVVCGERVGDLAMHYLNRFGILCIRILSKFELRRVCRVVGATPLARLGAPMPDEMGSIDVVETLEIGGDRVTVFRQEDEVTRTATLVLRGATQNHLDDIERAVDDGVNVVKAITRDPRLVPGAGATEVELVERIQAHGEKTPGLSQYAIKKYGEAFEVVPRTIAESAGLDATEVLSRLYAAHANSDAWDIGVDIENDDNTGTIDAKDEGILDLLISKQWAIKLATEAARTVLSVDQIIVARQAGGPKPPGPNPNWDED; via the exons ATGTCACTCAATATCCCCAACGCCCCCAACGCGGGCTTATTCAAGCAAGGTTACAACAA CTACGACTCCGAAGATGGTGCTGTACTTCGCAATATCGACGCCTGCAGAGCGATTGCGTCCACGGTTCAGACCTCGCTTGGCCCCTATGGCCGCAACAAGATTGTCATCAACCATTTGCAAAAAATGATTCTTACATCTGACGCTGCGACCATCCTACGCGAACTCGACGTTGTCCACCCCGCTGCCAAACTCCTCGTCATGGCTagtcagcaacaagaagccgagaTGGGCGATGCTACCAACCTTGTCATTGTCCTCGCTGGCGAGCTGCTTCGAAAGGCGGAGGATCTGCTGCGCATGGGCCTCAAGACATCGGATATCGTCATCGGTTACGAGAAGGCCCAGAAGTTTGCTcttgagacccttgaagaGCTGGCTGTTGACAAAGTGGAGGATATGCGGGATCAGGAAGAGCTGAGCAAGGCCATCAGCACGGTTATTGCCAGCAAGCAAAACGGAAACGAGGCATTCCTTGCCGATCTTGTTGCCGAGGCTGTTCTCAATGTTCTCCCCAAGAACCctgccaacttcaacgtcGACAATATCCGCGTGGTCAAGATCATGGGTGGAAGCCTGGAGCAGAGCAGAGTTGTCAAGGGCATGGTTTTCCCTAAGGAGCCTGACGGTTCGGTCAAAAAGGCCAGCCGCGCCAAGGTTGGTGTCTTCACCTGTCCGATCGACGCTGGTCAAACCGAGACCAAGGGTACTGTTCTTCTGCACAACGCCAaagagatgatggatttcACAAAGGGTGAGGAATCTCAACTTGAGACTTCCATCAAGGAACTTTACGACTCCGGCCTCCGGGTTGTTGTTTGTGGTGAACGTGTCGGCGATTTGGCGATGCACTACCTGAATCGATTCGGAATTTTGTGCATCCGAATTCTGAGCAAGTTCGAACTTCGAAGAGTCTGCCGTGTTGTCGGTGCCACCCCCCTGGCGAGGTTGGGGGCTCCTATGCCCGATGAGATGGGAAgcatcgatgttgttgagaccCTTGAGATTGGTGGTGACCGAGTTACAGTCTTCCGACAGGAGGATGAGGTTACTCGAACCGCTACCCTTGTGCTTCGAGGAGCAACTCAGAAccatcttgatgatattgagcgcgccgtcgatgatggtgtcaacGTCGTCAAAGCCATTACCCGCGACCCGCGGTTGGTTCCTGGTGCCGGTGCTACAGAAGTCGAGTTGGTTGAAAGGATACAAGCTCACGGTGAGAAGACTCCCGGACTTAGCCAGTACGCGATCAAGAAGTATGGCGAGGCTTTTGAGGTTGTTCCCCGCACCATTGCTGAGAGCGCCGGACTTGACGCCACTGAGGTTCTCAGCCGCCTTTACGCTGCCCATGCCAACAGTGACGCTTGGGATATTGGCGTTGATATTGAG AACGATGATAACACTGGTACTATCGATGCCAAGGACGAAGGTATTCTggatcttctcatctccaagcagTGGGCCATCAAACTTGCTACAGAAGCCGCACGCACCGTCTTGTCTGTTGACCAGATCATCGTGGCACGACAAGCTGGAGGACCCAAGCCCCCCGGACCCAACCCT AACTGGGACGAGGACTAA
- a CDS encoding ribosomal protein L37ae codes for MTKRTKKVGVTGKYGTRYGASLRKQVKKMEVTQHAKYTCTFCGKVTVKRQATGIWDCKSCKRTVAGGAYTVATPAAAAMRSTLRRLREIAEV; via the exons ATGACCAAGCGAACAAAGAAGGTCGGTGTTAC CGGTAAATACGGTACCCG TTACGGTGCTTCCCTGCGAAagcaggtcaagaagatggaagttACCCAGCACGCCAAGTACACCTGCACTTTCTGCGGAAAGGTCACCGTCAAGCGACAGGCTACCGGCATCTGGGATTGCAAGTCTTGCAAGCGCAccgttgctggtggtgcttACACCGTTGC CACAcctgctgccgccgccatgCGATCGACTCTGCGACGTCTCCGAGAGATTGCTGAGGTTTAA